A DNA window from Streptococcus mutans contains the following coding sequences:
- a CDS encoding alanine/glycine:cation symporter family protein — protein sequence MLTFFKALDSFVWGVPLLVLLVGTGIYLSTRLRLLQVLKLPLAFKLIFAEDKGEGDISSFAALATALAATVGTGNIVGVATAIKAGGPGALFWMWIAAFFGMATKYAEGLLAIKYRTKDANGEVSGGPMYYIINGMGKKWKPLAIFFALAGILVAFLGIGTFSQVNSITASLKNSFNWSPQIVSILIAIVVAVIIFGGIQSIAKVSEKLVPFMAAAYIIATLIVIFMHYNHIIPAIEQVFSGAFTGTAAVGGFAGAVVKEAIQNGIARGVFSNESGLGSAPIAAAAAKTHEPAEQGLISMTGTFIDTLVICTLTGLSILVTGKWTVKGLEGAPLTQSAFATVFGNIGVLVLTLCLVLFAFTTILGWSYYGERCFEFLFGVKHINIYRSIFIIMVALGGFLELDLIWTIADIVNGLMAIPNLIALLALSPIIIAETRNYFKRKNKSFIKTKTRLG from the coding sequence ATGTTAACATTTTTTAAAGCTCTAGACAGCTTTGTCTGGGGTGTTCCCCTATTAGTTCTTTTAGTCGGTACTGGAATTTATTTGAGTACTCGCTTAAGATTATTGCAGGTATTGAAACTCCCTTTAGCCTTTAAACTCATCTTTGCCGAGGACAAAGGGGAAGGTGATATTTCGAGTTTTGCGGCTTTAGCTACTGCTCTTGCTGCCACTGTTGGAACTGGAAATATCGTTGGTGTTGCCACTGCAATCAAAGCTGGCGGTCCGGGAGCACTCTTTTGGATGTGGATAGCAGCTTTTTTTGGTATGGCAACTAAATATGCCGAAGGTCTTCTGGCTATAAAATACCGTACTAAGGATGCTAACGGAGAAGTCTCTGGTGGACCTATGTACTATATCATAAACGGTATGGGGAAAAAATGGAAACCCTTAGCTATCTTCTTTGCATTGGCAGGTATCTTAGTGGCATTTTTAGGAATTGGTACCTTTTCTCAGGTCAATTCAATTACTGCTTCCCTAAAAAATAGTTTTAATTGGTCACCGCAGATTGTCAGCATCTTAATTGCCATTGTTGTTGCTGTTATTATTTTCGGTGGTATCCAATCAATTGCAAAGGTTTCTGAGAAATTAGTTCCTTTCATGGCTGCAGCTTACATCATCGCAACCTTGATCGTCATCTTTATGCACTACAATCATATCATTCCTGCCATTGAACAAGTCTTCTCTGGAGCTTTCACAGGGACAGCCGCAGTTGGTGGCTTTGCTGGTGCTGTTGTGAAAGAAGCCATTCAAAATGGTATTGCTCGTGGTGTCTTCTCCAATGAATCTGGTCTAGGTTCTGCTCCAATCGCCGCTGCGGCTGCTAAAACTCATGAACCTGCTGAACAGGGCCTCATTTCAATGACAGGCACTTTTATTGATACTCTCGTCATTTGTACCTTAACTGGTCTTTCTATCTTGGTCACTGGAAAATGGACTGTCAAAGGACTTGAAGGTGCTCCACTGACACAATCAGCCTTTGCAACTGTTTTTGGCAATATAGGCGTTCTAGTGCTGACTTTGTGTTTGGTTCTGTTTGCTTTCACAACTATCTTAGGCTGGTCCTATTATGGTGAGCGTTGTTTTGAATTTTTATTTGGGGTTAAACACATCAATATTTATCGCTCTATTTTCATTATCATGGTCGCCTTAGGTGGTTTCTTAGAATTAGATCTTATCTGGACAATTGCCGATATCGTTAATGGGCTAATGGCTATACCAAATCTTATTGCCTTATTAGCCTTATCACCAATTATTATTGCAGAAACAAGAAATTATTTTAAACGTAAAAACAAGAGCTTCATTAAAACTAAAACAAGGTTAGGATAA
- a CDS encoding cation diffusion facilitator family transporter, with amino-acid sequence MSTPADNLKLARRGPTIAISVYLTLALAKLISGHLLHSASLTADGFNNVSDIVANVTILIGLYLASKPADKDHKFGHWKIEDLASLITSFIMFTVGFQVLLETINGIIHNSRAQIDPYGALVGIISAIVMFILYLYNKQLSKKLKSGALMAAAKDNLSDALTSLGTSIAILASTFNLLIIDKMTAVIITLLILKTAYDIFMTSAFSLSDGFDDKQLQEYEKAILEIPKISAVKSQRGRTYGSNVYLDLVLEMNPDLSVYESHAITERVEKLLHEQFNVYDIDIHVEPAAIPEDEIFENVYHKLYKYEEIILTKTSDYEQLLTDSFILIDEKGHVNAKAAFLKGRSSEAKLFNSFKMLSISQKTKLITYELDSYRHTSLWRRHERWQIIYHQVSPIL; translated from the coding sequence ATGTCAACACCCGCTGATAACCTTAAACTTGCTCGGCGTGGTCCAACAATCGCTATTTCTGTTTATTTGACTTTGGCACTTGCTAAACTGATTTCAGGGCATTTATTGCATTCTGCTTCACTAACAGCCGATGGCTTTAACAATGTTTCTGATATTGTAGCCAATGTCACCATTTTAATTGGACTTTATCTGGCCAGTAAGCCTGCTGATAAGGATCATAAATTTGGCCATTGGAAAATTGAAGACCTAGCCAGTTTAATCACTTCATTTATCATGTTTACTGTCGGTTTTCAGGTTCTGCTGGAAACGATTAACGGCATTATTCACAACAGTCGTGCCCAAATTGATCCTTATGGCGCTCTGGTTGGAATAATCTCTGCTATTGTTATGTTTATCCTCTACCTCTACAATAAACAGTTGTCGAAAAAGTTAAAATCAGGCGCCCTGATGGCTGCAGCAAAAGACAATCTCTCTGATGCCCTGACTTCTCTAGGAACATCTATTGCCATACTTGCCAGTACCTTTAATCTCTTAATTATTGATAAAATGACTGCGGTTATCATTACTCTTCTTATTTTGAAAACAGCTTATGACATCTTTATGACCAGCGCTTTTAGTCTTTCTGATGGCTTTGATGATAAGCAGCTGCAAGAATACGAAAAAGCTATTTTAGAGATTCCTAAAATTTCTGCCGTAAAATCTCAACGCGGACGGACTTATGGCAGCAATGTTTATTTAGATTTGGTTTTAGAAATGAACCCTGATTTATCTGTCTATGAAAGTCATGCTATTACAGAAAGAGTCGAAAAACTCTTACATGAGCAGTTTAATGTTTATGATATTGATATCCATGTCGAGCCAGCAGCTATTCCGGAAGATGAAATTTTTGAAAATGTCTATCATAAACTTTATAAATATGAGGAAATCATTTTAACTAAGACTTCAGACTATGAACAGCTCCTAACAGATTCTTTTATCTTAATTGATGAGAAAGGACATGTTAATGCAAAAGCAGCATTCCTAAAAGGTCGCTCAAGTGAAGCAAAACTTTTTAACTCTTTTAAGATGCTTTCCATCAGCCAAAAGACTAAACTCATTACTTACGAATTAGATAGCTACCGACATACCAGTCTTTGGCGTCGGCATGAGAGATGGCAGATTATTTACCATCAAGTCTCGCCTATTCTTTAA